From Penicillium psychrofluorescens genome assembly, chromosome: 1, one genomic window encodes:
- a CDS encoding uncharacterized protein (ID:PFLUO_000960-T1.cds;~source:funannotate) codes for MSFNKPTSPPPSYQGTGAYGQQGGAANDYYAQQPQQQQPYGGYPQQGYSYGAQPQQGGGYYQPQGQQPMYYQQQQQGYPPQQGYPPQQGYYAGAPGGANRGGSGAGGICAGIMAAMACCCCLDILF; via the exons ATGTCCTTCAACAAGCCG ACCAGCCCACCCCCTTCCTACCAAGGGACCGGTGCCTACGGCCAACAAGGCGGCGCCGCGAACGACTACTACgcccaacagccgcagcaacagcagccgTACGGAGGTTATCCCCAGCAGGGCTACAGCTACGGTGCCCAGCCGCAGCAGGGCGGCGGCTATTACCAGCCCCAGGGCCAGCAGCCCATGTACtatcagcagcagcagcagggaTACCCGCCACAACAGGGATACCCGCCGCAGCAGGGATACTACGCCGGTGCTCCCGGCGGTGCGAATCGCGGGGGCTCGGGTGCTGGTGGTATCTGCGCTGGCATTatggcagccatggcttgctgctgctgcttggaTATTTTGTTCTAG
- a CDS encoding uncharacterized protein (ID:PFLUO_000961-T1.cds;~source:funannotate), whose translation MKLSSAWAVACLAAQAAGAALSHNVNGFTIREHSDPAKRALLQKHVTWDANSLFVNGERIMIFSGEVHPFRLPVPSLWIDIFQKVKALGFNCVSFYTHWALLEGKPGHYRAEGVLDLEPFFEAAKEAGIYLLARPGPYINAEASGGGFPGWLQRVNATLRTDQPGYLNATNNYVANVASTIAKAQITNGGPVILYQPENEYTGYCCGVDFPNGEYMQYVEDQARNAGIVVPLISNDASPDGHEAPGTGVGAVDIYGHDSYPLGFDCANPNTWPSGALPTDYYTLHMEQSPSTPYSIDEFQGGSFDPWGGEGFFACSELLNGAFERVFYKNNFSFRVAIMNLYMIFGGSNWGNLGHPGGYSSYDYGAAISESRNITREKYSELKLIANFMKVSPAYLLTEPRNLTTTTYTNNAALTVTPLIGSNGSDTSFFVIRHTDYSSESSNQYKLKVPTSAGEVTIPQLGDSNLSLHGRDSKIHVVDYNVAGTNIIYSTAEVFTWKQFADHKVLVLYGGADEHHELEVAVDGKMSVLEGTESKIASKQSGKAVIIGWDVSPTRQIVQVGDLKIFLLDRNSAFNYWVPELPAQGATPGYSSKETTASSIIVKAGYLVRKAYLQGSDLHITADFNKTTPIEVIGAPSKAKNLVINGEKAHVKVDKNGIWSTCVEYSAPKVKIPALKDLDWKSIDSLPEIQNSYDDSNWPGANQPFTRNSVNPLKTPTSLYSCDYGFNTGTLVYRGHFVATGEEDSFSVHTEGGLAYGHSVWLTGTYLGSWAGTSAYQDYNSTYSLPKLQAGKTYVITVVVDNMGLDESGTVGQDGMKDPRGILEYVLSGRPASAITWKMTGNLGGENYRDQVRGPLNEGGMYAERQGFHQPQPPSQHWDSGSPLEGLSEPGIRFYSASFDLDLPSGYDIPLYFNFGNSSSTSAYRAQLFVNGYQFGKYVNNIGPQTSYPVPEGIINYRGTNWVALTLWAQESHGAQLDSFELVHTTPVLTGMGEVQSVEQPKWAKRAGDLSSDQAAALALAFKREELLASPSSSANQRQYTTISIPSTYGQQNSSTSPGTVAGIVLGSVGGFVLLLYLVIIALNPGGFARGGGSVVDEEIVFRSRHGTLSSSRPSSRRRRSEVVEVVEERDPRRPTSSRYRRERDSDRIVVEESVTATTATEESDLVEVVEEESSAVSSVSTVPRRHQRGTSGRGAYRSVDPREYGGGGSYASRYR comes from the exons atgAAGCTCTCGTCTGCGTGGGCTGTTGCCTGTCTGGCGGCTCAGGCAGCGGGTGCTGCCCTGAGCCACAATGTCAATGGCTTTACGATCCGAGAGCATTCGGACCCGGCGAAGAGGGCCCTGTTGCAGAAACAC GTGACTTGGGACGCGAACTCGCTGTTTGTCAATGGCGAGAGAATCATGATCTTCAGCGGTGAAGTTCATCCATTCCG ACTCCCCGTTCCGTCCTTGTGGATTGATATCTTCCAGAAGGTCAAGGCTCTGGGCTTCAACTGCGTTTCGTTCTATACCCACTGGGCTCTGCTGGAAGGTAAACCGGGCCATTACCGCGCCGAGGGCGTGTTGGATTTGGAGCCCTTCTTCGAAgcggccaaggaggccggtATTTATCTCCTGGCTCGCCCGGGCCCGTACATCAACGCCGAAGCTTCGGGTGGTGGGTTCCCGGGATGGCTTCAGCGCGTGAATGCCACTCTGCGGACTGACCAGCCGGGGTATCTGAATGCCACCAACAA CTATGTCGCCAACGTCGCTTCCACAATTGCCAAAGCGCAGATTACCAATGGCGGTCCCGTCATCCTTTACCAGCCCGAAAACGAGTACACCGGCTACTGCTGCGGTGTTGATTTCCCTAATGGAGAATACATGCAGTATGTTGAGGACCAGGCTCGCAATGCTGGTATCGTCGTGCCCCTCATCAGTAACGATGCCAGCCCCGACGGCCACGAGGCCCCGGGCACCGGCGTTGGTGCGGTCGATATCTACGGCCATGATAGCTATCCCCTTGGCTTCGATTGTGCGAACCCCAACACCTGGCCCTCTGGTGCCCTTCCCACGGACTACTACACCCTGCACATGGAGCAGAGCCCCTCGACCCCGTATTCTATCGATGAG TTCCAAGGTGGCTCGTTTGATCCATGGGGAGGTGAAGGATTCTTCGCCTGCTCCGAGCTTCTGAACGGCGCGTTTGAGAGAGTGTTCTACAAGAACAACTTCAGTTTCCGCGTTGCTATCATGAACCTGTACATG ATCTTTGGTGGTTCCAACTGGGGCAACCTGGGCCATCCAGGTGGCTATTCGTCCTACGACTACGGCGCCGCGATTTCCGAGTCGCGCAACATCACCCGGGAGAAGTACAGCGAGCTCAAGCTGATTGCAAACTTCATGAAAGTGTCTCCGGCATACCTTTTGACGGAACCCCGGAACCTGACCACGACCACGTACACGAACAATGCCGCTTTGACGGTGACGCCTCTGATTGGCAGCAACGGCTCGGATACGTCGTTTTTCGTGATTAGACACACCGACTATTCCAGCGAGTCGTCCAACCAGTACAAGCTCAAGGTTCCTACAAGCGCTGGCGAGGTGACCATTCCGCAACTCGGTGACAGCAACCTTAGCCTCCACGGCCGCGACTCGAAGATTCACGTAGTTGACTACAATGTGGCCGGCACGAACATCATCTACTCTACGGCTGAAGTCTTCACCTGGAAGCAGTTCGCGGACCACAAGGTTCTCGTTCTGTACGGTGGTGCTGATGAGCATCATGAGTTGGAGGTTGCTGTGGATGGGAAGATGTCCGTCCTTGAGGGCACTGAGTCCAAGATTGCGTCCAAGCAAAGTGGCAAAGCCGTCATAATTGGATGGGATGTTTCGCCCACTCGTCAAATTGTCCAGGTGGGCGATCTGAAGATCTTCCTCCTTG ATCGAAACTCCGCCTTCAACTACTGGGTTCCCGAGCTCCCTGCTCAAGGTGCGACCCCCGGTTACAGCTCCAAGGAGACCACTGCCTCGTCGATCATCGTCAAGGCCGGCTATCTCGTGCGAAAGGCATACCTGCAAGGCAGTGATCTCCATATCACTGCGGACTTCAACAAGACTACTCCTATTGAAGTGATTGGTGCTCCATCCAAGGCCAAGAACCTGGTGATCAATGGTGAAAAGGCTCACGTCAAGGTTGACAAGAACGGCATCTGGTCTACCTGTGTCGAGTACTCGGCACCTAAGGTCAAGATCCCGGCCCTCAAGGACCTCGACTGGAAGTCCATTGACTCACTCCCCGAGATCCAAAACTCGTACGACGACTCGAACTGGCCGGGTGCCAACCAGCCCTTCACCAGAAACAGCGTCAACCCGCTCAAGACGCCGACATCGCTCTACTCGTGCGACTACGGCTTCAACACAGGCACGCTAGTCTACCGCGGCCACTTCGTTGCCaccggcgaggaggacagCTTCTCGGTGCACACGGAGGGCGGGTTGGCATACGGCCATTCTGTCTGGCTGACCGGGACCTATCTCGGCTCGTGGGCTGGAACGAGCGCCTACCAGGACTACAATTCCACATACTCGCTGCCCAAGCTCCAAGCCGGCAAGACCTACGTGATCACAGTGGTCGTCGATAACATGGGTCTGGACGAGAGCGGAACTGTCGGCCAGGACGGGATGAAAGACCCCCGTGGAATCCTGGAATACGTCCTCTCCGGCCGCCCGGCCAGCGCCATCACTTGGAAGATGACCGGCAACCTCGGTGGTGAGAACTACCGCGACCAGGTGCGTGGCCCGCTGAACGAGGGCGGGATGTACGCCGAGCGCCAGGGCTTCCACCAGCCCCAGCCGCCATCTCAGCACTGGGACTCCGGCAGTCCCCTGGAAGGTCTGTCGGAGCCTGGCATCCGCTTCTACAGTGCTAGTTTCGATCTTGATCTGCCGTCGGGTTATGACATTCCTCTGTACTTCAACTTCGGCAACTCCAGCTCGACGTCGGCGTATCGCGCCCAGCTGTTTGTCAACGGGTACCAGTTTGGCAAGTATGTGAACAACATCGGGCCCCAGACGAGCTACCCCGTTCCCGAGGGCATTATCAACTACCGTGGCACCAACTGGGTGGCCTTGACGCTGTGGGCGCAGGAGTCACACGGTGCGCAACTGGATAGTTTCGAGCTGGTGCACACCACGCCGGTGCTGACGGGCATGGGCGAGGTGCAGTCGGTGGAGCAGCCGAAGTGGGCGAAGCGAGCGG GGGACCTATCCTCCGACCAAGCCGCGGCGCTCGCCCTCGCTTTCAAACGCGAGGAGCTCCTCGCCTCCCCCTCTTCAAGCGCCAATCAACGCCAGTACACCACGATCTCGATCCCGAGCACCTACGGCCAACAAAACTCGAGCACCTCCCCCGGCACCGTCGCCGGAATCGTCCTCGGCAGCGTGGGCggcttcgtcctcctcctgtACCTGGTCATTATCGCCCTGAACCCCGGCGGCTTCGCGCGAGGCGGCGGCTCagtcgtcgacgaggagatcgTTTTCCGCAGCCGGCACGGGACGCTATCCTCGAGCCGTCCCTCCAGCCGTCGGCGCCGCAGCGAAGTCGTcgaggtggtcgaggagcgCGATCCTCGCCGGCCGACGTCGTCGCGATACCGGCGCGAGCGGGACTCGGATCGCatcgtggtcgaggagtcCGTCACTGCTACGACGGCTACAGAGGAGAGTGATCTCgtggaggttgttgaggaggaaTCCTCCGCCGTTTCGTCGGTGTCCACGGTGCCGAGGAGGCACCAGCGCGGTACGAGTGGGAGGGGTGCTTATCGCAGTGTTGATCCGCGCGAGTATGGGGGTGGGGGCTCGTATGCTAGTCGATACCGGTGA
- a CDS encoding uncharacterized protein (ID:PFLUO_000962-T1.cds;~source:funannotate): MGKRGGKKGSGRGGGAVRKPSAYQDIPKSNEKLERYYNEPGIIPEEEREEFWTTMRRDLPNSFRFTGSRGHALAVQQRLKDFYIPKITSIQYEGEFVEPPRPVSWYPDQLAWSMTTPKNVVRRFAPFSAFQKFLVAETDVGNISRQEVVSMIPPLLIDVRPGMTVLDMCAAPGSKSAQLMEMIHAGEEDSILQVREQLESGNAGPEPLGPEGLNDDGRSTGLLIANDSDNKRAHMLIHQLKRLSSANLIVTNHDATMYPSIKLPQLPSEDGSKPKNRYLKFDRILADVPCSGDGTARKNISVWKEWNPANALGLYATQARILVRALQMLKVGGRVVYSTCSMNPVENEAVVASAIERCGGGANVKIIDCSQELPGLKRASGLRNWKVIDREGRIWNNWKEVEEHREKEGIEGLGRLAEGMFPPTGETADLPLERCIRIYPHMQDTGGFFITVLEKTSEIKAKSENSNVIPKASVAALAAELDKNKNGNGEPLEKLDALDDLVVPDQEALEEASKNATVAESSHQLPYSATLDDSTTVAPAKRVGDDNLEDELPAKKTKLDDGTEVLIGDRPIHRPSFTVETEHVDTPGDSTPTATATAATASTEKPMKKRGPQQEEPFKYLDPNHEVLLPIYEFYQLSERFPRDRFMVRNAQGIPTKTVYYTSALARDILTHNERQGMKFVHCGVKMFVKQDAQRENVCRWRIQTDGLRIMEASLGPARTITLTKKPTLHRLLVEMFPKVDDDGWRALGEIGEQVKDIPMGCSILRIEASDAEDGISERMVLPLWRSLHSLNLMLPKEERRAMLLRLFNDDTPLINTTLKKHNAGNISTPDTSAVETPTVEPAEAETVAMMHENVQLGEDEQEQVDTRETWSKAGDEEDRFNTTV, from the exons ATGGGCAAACGAGGCGGTAAAAAA GGcagtggccgtggtggcggCGCGGTGCGCAAGCCCTCGGCCTACCAAGATATTCCCAAGAGCAACGAGAAGCTCGAGCGCTACTACAATGAGCCGGGTATTAttccggaggaggagcgggaggaaTTCTGGACTACCATGCGAAGAGATCTCCCTAACAGCTTCCGCTTTACGGGCTCGCGAGG ACATGCGCTTGCCGTCCAGCAGCGTCTGAAGGATTTCTATATTCCCAAGATCACATCGATCCAGTACGAGGGCGAGTTCGTCGAGCCACCGCGCCCGGTCTCATGGTATCCGGATCAGCTCGCGTGGTCGATGACCACCCCGAAGAATGTGGTACGACGGTTCGCTCCCTTCTCCGCTTTCCAGAAGTTCCTTGTCGCAGAGACGGATGTCGGGAACATCAGTCGCCAGGAGGTTGTCAGTATGATTCCTCCGCTGCTCATCGATGTGCGGCCCGGGATGACGGTGTTGGACATGTGCGCTGCGCCAGGAAGCAAGTCCGCGCAGCTTATGGAAATGATTCATGCCGGTGAGGAGGATTCTATCTTGCAGGTCCGGGAGCAGTTGGAGAGCGGCAATGCGGGTCCGGAGCCCTTGGGCCCGGAAGGACTGAATGATGACGGCCGCAGCACGGGACTGTTGATCGCCAACGACAGTGACAACAAGCGGGCTCACATGCTGATCCACCAGTTGAAGCGGCTGAGCTCGGCGAATCTGATTGTCACGAACCACGACGCTACGATGTATCCGTCCATCAAGCTGCCGCAGCTGCCTTCGGAGGATGGCAGCAAGCCGAAGAACAGGTACTTGAAGTTTGACCGCATTCTGGCTGATGTTCCTTGCTCTGGGGACGGTACTGCTCGGAAGAATATCAGTGTCTGGAAGGAGTGGAACCCCGCCAACGCTCTGGGATTATACGCCACCCAGGCTCGGATTCTGGTTCGCGCCCTGCAGATGCTCAAGGTTGGCGGTCGGGTTGTCTATTCTACGTGTAGTATGAACCCCGTCGAGAACGAGGCTGTGGTTGCCAGTGCAATTGAgcgctgcggcggcggagccAATGTCAAAATCATCGACTGCAGCCAGGAGCTGCCCGGTCTGAAGAGGGCGTCCGGCCTGCGGAATTGGAAGGTGATTGACCGTGAGGGTCGTATTTGGAACAACTGGAAAGAGGTTGAGGAGCAcagagagaaggaaggcaTTGAGGGCCTAGGAAGGCTCGCTGAGGGCATGTTCCCACCGACAGGAGAGACGGCTGACCTGCCGCTCGAACGGTGCATCCGTATCTACCCTCACATGCAGGACACCGGCGGATTCTTCATCACGGTTCTCGAGAAGACCTCTgagatcaaggccaagtCGGAGAACAGCAATGTCATCCCAAAGGCATCCGTGGCGGCTCTCGCTGCTGAGCTTGACAAGAACAAAAACGGAAATGGAGAGCCTCTGGAGAAGCTAGACGCACTGGATGACCTTGTTGTTCCCGACCAGGAagccctggaagaagcttCGAAGAACGCAACCGTCGCCGAGTCCTCGCACCAGCTCCCATACTCTGCGACCCTTGACGATTCTACTACTGTCGCCCCGGCGAAGCGGGTGGGAGACGACAACCTCGAAGATGAACTCCCGGCTAAGAAAACCAAGCTTGACGACGGCACGGAGGTTCTGATAGGAGATCGCCCCATTCATCGGCCCTCATTTACAGTCGAGACTGAGCACGTTGATACGCCTGGGGACTCGACGCCCACTGCTACTGCAACCGCTGCGACAGCATCGACAGAGAAACccatgaagaagaggggCCCTCAGCAGGAGGAGCCGTTCAAGTATCTCGACCCCAACCATGAGGTGCTTCTCCCCATCTACGAGTTCTATCAATTATCCGAGCGGTTCCCCCGAGACCGCTTTATGGTCCGCAACGCCCAAGGAATTCCGACGAAGACGGTCTACTACACCAGTGCCTTGGCGCGCGACATTCTTACCCACAATGAGCGCCAGGGCATGAAGTTTGTGCATTGCGGTGTGAAAATGTTTGTGAAGCAAGACGCACAGCGGGAGAATGTGTGCCGGTGGCGCATCCAGACAGATGGGCTGCGCATCATGGAGGCTTCGCTGGGGCCTGCCCGAACCATCACCCTGACCAAGAAGCCTACTCTGCACCGGCTGCTTGTGGAGATGTTCCCCAAGGTGGACGACGACGGCTGGAGGGCTCTCGGTGAGATCGGCGAGCAGGTCAAGGATATTCCCATGGGATGCAGCATTCTGCGCATTGAAGCAagcgacgccgaggatggcaTCAG TGAGCGGATGGTGCTGCCCCTGTGGCGGTCTCTGCACTCGTTGAACCTCATGTTGCCCAAAGAGGAGCGCCGGGCCATGCTGCTGCGTCTTTTCAACGACGACACGCCACTCATCAACACCACGCTGAAGAAGCACAATGCGGGTAACATCTCGACCCCAGACACGTCGGCGGTTGAGACTCCCACTGTCGAGCCGGCCGAAGCCGAGACCGTCGCGATGATGCATGAAAATGtccagctgggcgaggatgagcaggagCAAGTGGACACGCGAGAGACGTGGTCGAAGGCaggcgacgaggaggatcGTTTCAACACAACGGTCTAG